In Niallia sp. FSL W8-0635, one genomic interval encodes:
- a CDS encoding Na(+)/H(+) antiporter subunit B: MKKPNDIIIRSVTKVAVVIILTFAINLFVSGHHFPGGGFIGGLTFAAAIILLFLTFDIETVRKNIPVDFKVLAGVGVLIAVLTGVGGMAFGESFLTQAFGYFELPIFGKTELATAVIFDIGVALAVIGTAITIIMTIGDDR, from the coding sequence ATGAAGAAACCAAATGATATTATCATTCGAAGTGTCACAAAGGTTGCTGTCGTTATTATCCTTACCTTTGCGATAAATCTTTTTGTCTCTGGACATCATTTTCCAGGTGGAGGATTTATTGGCGGTCTTACGTTTGCTGCTGCCATTATTTTGCTATTTCTTACTTTTGATATTGAAACTGTTCGAAAAAATATTCCTGTCGATTTTAAAGTGTTAGCAGGGGTAGGTGTGCTAATTGCCGTTTTAACAGGCGTTGGTGGAATGGCATTTGGTGAATCGTTTTTGACCCAAGCTTTCGGATACTTTGAATTGCCTATTTTCGGAAAAACGGAATTAGCAACGGCTGTCATTTTTGATATTGGAGTTGCTCTAGCCGTTATCGGTACAGCGATAACCATTATTATGACGATTGGGGATGATCGCTAA
- a CDS encoding Na+/H+ antiporter subunit A — MTWLHFMIFLPFVFALIVPFIYKRLTPRIHTGWFVLIVPLTIFIFLLMYIPKIAKGAVLTSTVKWIPAYDINFTTYLDGLSLVFGLLIAGIGTLVILYSIFYLSKQREALHNFYVYLLLFMGAMLGLVVSDNYFVLYVFWEITSVSSFLLIAYWYERDRSRYGAQKAMLITVFGGLAMLAGLIMMSIMADTTSIRETLSNIQLIQSHKLFIPAMVLILLGAFTKSAQFPFSIWLPDAMEAPTPISAYLHSATMVKAGIYLVARLTPIFGGTIEWFWLVGGIGIFTLLYGSFNAVKQTDLKALLAYSTISQLGLIMSLLGLGSAALHKDLGVDESALYATAIFAAIFHLVNHSTFKGSLFMVVGIIDHETGTRDLRRLGGLIHLMPVSFTLTVIGGFSMAGLPPFNGFLSKEMFFTAVVNASHMEIFNLQHIGIFLPIIAWVASVFTFIYCMILVFKTFRGKKKVPKLDKEVHEAPIGLLISPIILGTLVVLFFFIPNVVSKYLLKPAFASVLPSLAHTVESKKISAFHGFNTELWMTIGVVALGTILYLLLRKWYKLYRFYPQAITLSNLYNLTLEYTEKLAKSITNFYMTGFLRDYLVYIFGFIIVIIGGSLVLFNGFTFDMTHDSPISIFDIGIVIAMIISSVTVLFSKSRITSIVAVGALGFLVSFFFVLFRAPDLALTQLVVETVTTVLFLLCFYHLPQLKKEISRIRFKAVNAIISIGVGVVVTMVALSANGTHLFASISSYYEDSYKLAGAKNIVNAILVDFRGIDTMLEILVLTVAGLGVYTLIKVRLVGGDKDEETK; from the coding sequence ATGACTTGGTTACATTTTATGATATTTTTACCATTTGTGTTTGCACTAATCGTACCTTTCATCTATAAAAGGCTAACACCTCGAATTCATACAGGATGGTTTGTCTTAATTGTTCCATTAACCATTTTCATTTTCCTGTTAATGTACATCCCAAAAATAGCGAAGGGGGCAGTGCTTACTTCTACAGTCAAGTGGATACCTGCTTACGACATTAATTTTACAACTTACTTAGATGGACTAAGTTTAGTATTTGGATTATTGATTGCGGGGATAGGAACGTTAGTCATTTTGTACTCTATCTTCTATTTATCAAAGCAACGGGAAGCATTGCATAACTTCTATGTATATTTATTGTTATTCATGGGAGCTATGCTTGGATTAGTGGTGTCAGATAATTATTTTGTTTTATATGTTTTTTGGGAAATTACTAGTGTATCCTCTTTTTTACTAATTGCTTATTGGTATGAAAGGGATCGTTCAAGATATGGCGCGCAAAAAGCGATGCTAATTACTGTTTTTGGTGGATTAGCCATGTTAGCTGGCTTGATTATGATGTCTATTATGGCAGATACGACAAGTATTAGAGAGACATTATCGAACATCCAACTTATCCAGAGTCATAAATTATTCATACCAGCTATGGTTCTTATTTTACTTGGAGCGTTTACGAAGTCGGCTCAATTCCCGTTTAGTATTTGGCTTCCTGATGCCATGGAAGCACCGACGCCAATTAGTGCTTATTTACACTCAGCGACGATGGTGAAAGCTGGCATTTATTTAGTTGCTCGTTTAACACCGATTTTCGGTGGGACAATAGAGTGGTTTTGGCTAGTTGGAGGAATTGGTATTTTCACTTTGTTATATGGCTCGTTTAATGCCGTGAAACAGACGGATTTAAAAGCTTTATTAGCATATTCCACCATAAGTCAATTAGGATTAATTATGAGCTTACTGGGGCTTGGCTCTGCTGCATTGCATAAGGATTTAGGAGTAGATGAGTCAGCATTATATGCAACGGCAATTTTTGCAGCGATTTTTCACTTAGTAAACCATTCCACCTTTAAAGGTTCATTGTTTATGGTAGTTGGAATTATTGACCATGAAACTGGCACTCGAGATCTTCGTAGGCTAGGTGGGTTAATTCATTTAATGCCAGTTTCTTTTACACTTACTGTAATTGGTGGTTTTTCGATGGCTGGTCTACCGCCATTCAATGGTTTCTTAAGTAAAGAAATGTTCTTTACGGCTGTAGTGAATGCGTCGCATATGGAAATATTCAATCTTCAGCATATCGGCATCTTCCTTCCAATTATTGCTTGGGTTGCAAGTGTCTTTACGTTTATTTATTGTATGATCTTAGTTTTCAAAACATTTAGAGGAAAAAAGAAAGTACCAAAATTAGATAAAGAGGTGCATGAAGCGCCAATTGGATTATTAATCTCTCCGATTATCTTAGGTACACTAGTTGTTCTTTTCTTCTTTATACCAAACGTGGTATCAAAATATTTATTAAAGCCAGCGTTTGCTTCAGTATTACCGTCTCTTGCACATACGGTGGAATCAAAAAAAATAAGTGCCTTCCATGGGTTCAATACAGAACTTTGGATGACCATTGGGGTTGTGGCATTAGGAACTATCTTATATCTGCTACTAAGAAAATGGTATAAGCTTTATCGTTTCTATCCACAGGCTATAACATTAAGCAATTTATATAATCTTACTTTGGAATATACCGAAAAACTGGCTAAATCGATAACCAATTTTTATATGACGGGATTCCTTCGTGATTATTTAGTTTATATATTCGGATTCATCATTGTGATAATCGGGGGTTCCCTCGTGCTTTTTAATGGGTTTACTTTCGATATGACTCACGACTCACCAATTAGTATTTTTGATATTGGAATAGTTATTGCAATGATTATAAGTTCTGTTACTGTTCTTTTCTCGAAGTCAAGAATTACATCGATTGTAGCAGTAGGAGCGCTTGGTTTTCTTGTTTCCTTTTTCTTTGTTCTCTTTAGAGCTCCAGATTTGGCGTTGACTCAATTAGTAGTAGAAACGGTAACCACTGTTTTATTCCTATTGTGTTTCTATCATTTGCCGCAATTGAAGAAGGAAATTAGCAGGATTCGTTTTAAAGCGGTCAATGCCATTATCTCTATAGGAGTAGGAGTAGTTGTTACCATGGTAGCTCTTTCTGCTAATGGTACCCATCTATTTGCGTCCATTTCAAGCTACTATGAAGATTCTTATAAGCTGGCAGGAGCTAAAAATATTGTAAATGCTATTTTAGTTGATTTCAGAGGAATCGATACAATGTTAGAGATTCTGGTGTTAACCGTTGCTGGTTTAGGCGTATACACATTAATAAAGGTAAGGCTAGTGGGAGGGGATAAAGATGAAGAAACCAAATGA
- a CDS encoding copper homeostasis protein CutC, whose translation MIKEVCVENFTLVPSAIQKGADRIELCDNLSVGGTTVSYGVAAKTISYCRKTNTKVMAIVRPRGGNFIYNENEVDIMCQDIHLFKQLGVNGVVIGCLNKDNWIDEGAMEKCLTAASGMEITFHMAFDHIAPELKHQAIDWLVTHRVSRILTHGGPLSTRIEDNISTLKSYIEYASGKIIIVPGGGITKANFPFLSPKLGIKEAHGTRIVGDL comes from the coding sequence ATGATAAAAGAAGTCTGCGTAGAAAACTTTACGCTCGTCCCTAGTGCTATTCAAAAGGGAGCCGATCGAATTGAGCTCTGCGATAATCTATCGGTAGGAGGAACAACTGTCAGTTATGGTGTTGCTGCAAAGACCATTTCCTATTGTCGAAAAACCAATACAAAGGTGATGGCCATCGTTCGTCCAAGAGGCGGGAACTTTATTTATAACGAAAATGAAGTGGATATTATGTGCCAAGATATTCATCTTTTTAAACAGCTGGGCGTTAACGGCGTCGTTATAGGTTGTTTGAATAAAGATAACTGGATTGATGAAGGGGCAATGGAAAAGTGTTTGACTGCTGCTTCTGGTATGGAAATTACCTTTCATATGGCCTTTGATCATATTGCACCTGAGCTAAAGCACCAAGCAATCGACTGGCTCGTTACCCATCGAGTGAGCAGGATTTTAACACATGGCGGCCCCCTTTCAACTAGAATAGAAGACAATATTTCTACTCTAAAGAGTTATATCGAATATGCCTCAGGAAAAATTATCATTGTTCCTGGTGGGGGAATTACCAAAGCAAACTTTCCTTTCCTATCCCCCAAATTAGGAATAAAGGAAGCACATGGAACGAGGATTGTTGGGGATTTATAA
- a CDS encoding tyrosine-type recombinase/integrase: MEYVDPIKEIESINAIKDVLRKQSQRDLLLFVLGINTGIRVSDLLALKVRDVKDESGIKEFLYLHDADEVKAYYLNGKVHTELEKYMEEREFEEDEYLFKSQKNNQPITRQQAYRIINKAAKLVGIPGKIGTHTLRKTFGYHAYRKGIAISLLMNVYSHTSRSETLKYIGIKKQEKRLVKVDVNL; this comes from the coding sequence ATGGAATATGTCGATCCTATAAAAGAAATCGAAAGTATTAATGCGATTAAAGACGTATTGCGTAAACAATCACAAAGAGATTTGCTGCTTTTTGTGTTAGGTATTAATACGGGGATAAGAGTAAGTGATTTACTCGCATTGAAGGTTCGGGATGTAAAAGATGAATCTGGAATTAAAGAGTTTTTGTATCTTCATGATGCTGATGAAGTAAAGGCATATTATTTAAACGGTAAAGTGCATACGGAGTTAGAGAAATATATGGAGGAACGTGAATTCGAAGAGGATGAGTATCTTTTTAAGTCACAGAAAAATAATCAACCTATTACCCGGCAGCAAGCATATCGGATTATTAATAAGGCGGCAAAGCTAGTCGGAATTCCTGGGAAAATTGGCACGCATACGTTGAGGAAAACATTTGGCTATCATGCGTATCGAAAAGGGATTGCGATTTCCTTACTGATGAATGTATATAGTCATACTTCCCGGTCTGAAACGTTAAAATATATTGGTATTAAAAAGCAAGAAAAGCGACTAGTTAAAGTGGATGTCAATCTTTAA
- a CDS encoding Na(+)/H(+) antiporter subunit C has protein sequence METLMSILVGVLFSIGIYLILTKTLLRIILGTSILGHGVNLLIITMGGLNKGGPPLLGITDHTFADSLPQALLLTAIVINFATTALFLVLSYRAYKVLGTDDTDLLRGNEDE, from the coding sequence ATGGAGACATTAATGTCTATTCTAGTGGGAGTATTATTTTCCATCGGAATTTATCTTATATTAACAAAAACATTATTACGAATTATTTTAGGAACGTCTATTCTTGGTCACGGTGTAAACTTGCTTATTATTACAATGGGAGGATTGAATAAAGGTGGTCCTCCGCTTTTAGGAATAACCGATCATACTTTTGCTGATTCCTTACCGCAAGCATTGCTGCTTACAGCTATTGTCATAAACTTTGCAACGACTGCTTTGTTTTTAGTACTAAGCTATCGAGCATATAAAGTGCTTGGCACCGATGATACAGATCTATTGAGGGGTAATGAGGATGAATAA
- a CDS encoding Na+/H+ antiporter subunit D yields the protein MNNIVILPIILPIVFAMIMVIFRDKVTLHRILSLVAIISVFIVTIILICQIKAEGIQSIQLGGWEAPFGVSMVADMFAAILVFVTSIVGFCCLLYAFHSIGEQREKYYFYPLFLVLITGVNGSFLTGDIFNLFVCFEVMLVASYVLISLGGTRGQLRESIKYILINIISSFLFLVAIAYLYAITGTLNFAHLSVRIAEVGQDGLMTTVAILFLVVFSLKAGLFLFFWLPGSYSAPPTAISAIFAALLTKVGMYAIIRVFTLIFYHEVRITHLLIGILAAITMTLGAIGAVAYRDIHKVMTYNVVIGVGFILAGVATYTTAGMTGSIYYLIHDMVIKALIFLLGGTIIHLTGTSKLDDMNGLIRLHPQLGWMFFIAALSLSGIPPLSGFLGKIFITEGTFTAGYYWLGAFGLISSLFVLYSIMKVFMSVFWGYTDLTLEQEKGTTKGLMLPIALLTSLTIALGIGTEGIHEYVDMAVEGLMNPSYYIEAVLGNGK from the coding sequence ATGAATAATATTGTAATATTGCCGATCATCCTTCCTATCGTTTTTGCGATGATCATGGTGATTTTTAGAGACAAAGTTACGCTTCATCGAATATTAAGTCTAGTAGCAATTATTTCTGTTTTTATAGTGACGATTATTTTAATTTGTCAAATTAAAGCAGAAGGTATTCAGTCCATTCAGTTAGGGGGATGGGAGGCACCGTTTGGCGTAAGTATGGTTGCAGATATGTTTGCAGCGATTCTTGTTTTCGTTACTAGCATAGTTGGATTTTGTTGTTTATTATACGCATTTCATTCAATTGGTGAGCAAAGAGAAAAATATTACTTTTATCCGCTGTTTTTGGTTTTAATAACAGGGGTAAACGGATCCTTTTTAACGGGTGATATTTTTAATCTATTTGTTTGTTTTGAAGTAATGCTTGTGGCATCCTATGTATTAATTTCATTAGGAGGAACAAGGGGACAGCTAAGAGAGTCGATTAAATATATTTTGATTAATATTATCTCGTCTTTTCTATTTCTAGTGGCAATTGCTTATTTATATGCAATTACAGGAACGTTAAACTTTGCGCATTTGTCTGTCCGAATTGCCGAAGTTGGGCAAGATGGATTAATGACGACAGTAGCTATTTTATTTTTAGTCGTATTTAGTTTAAAGGCTGGGTTGTTTTTATTTTTCTGGCTTCCTGGTTCCTATAGTGCTCCACCGACAGCTATTTCCGCTATTTTTGCTGCGCTGTTAACAAAGGTTGGAATGTATGCGATTATTCGAGTATTTACATTGATTTTTTATCATGAAGTACGAATTACACATTTATTAATCGGTATCCTTGCTGCAATCACGATGACGCTTGGAGCAATCGGAGCGGTTGCCTATAGAGATATTCATAAGGTAATGACCTACAATGTGGTTATTGGTGTCGGCTTTATTTTAGCAGGTGTCGCTACTTACACAACAGCGGGGATGACTGGTTCTATCTATTATCTCATTCATGATATGGTGATCAAAGCACTTATTTTCTTATTAGGAGGAACCATTATCCATCTAACAGGAACAAGTAAATTAGATGATATGAATGGATTGATTCGTTTGCATCCTCAATTAGGCTGGATGTTCTTTATTGCAGCATTATCTTTATCCGGGATACCTCCTTTAAGTGGCTTTCTCGGAAAAATATTTATAACAGAAGGGACGTTTACTGCAGGCTATTATTGGCTAGGTGCATTCGGACTGATTAGTAGTTTATTTGTTCTTTACTCTATTATGAAAGTATTTATGTCCGTATTTTGGGGATATACCGATTTAACTCTAGAACAAGAAAAAGGGACAACAAAGGGATTAATGCTGCCAATTGCTCTGCTTACTTCCTTGACGATTGCTTTAGGAATCGGTACAGAAGGAATTCATGAATATGTAGATATGGCAGTCGAAGGGTTAATGAATCCTTCTTATTATATAGAAGCAGTTTTAGGGAATGGAAAATAA
- a CDS encoding universal stress protein encodes MVNGKERMDESILVCVYYGPNGERLIQRGCKIANMLDCPLYILTVDPKPFDELDAEKSNYIARWKELAERHSADAFIIKDKESRPISKVIAEVAREKKITQIVLGQTAQSRWEQIAKGSIINSLLREIPFVDLHIISVARFLKNPEGQYEKGVRAYLVKEEKGYRIIFNHSKHVVYEGIFFKEHGTDFNNGVFKFMKDKETLQVQVHEDIVNELTNVDIDTNASNDDDYL; translated from the coding sequence ATGGTAAATGGAAAAGAACGCATGGATGAAAGTATTCTTGTCTGCGTTTATTACGGGCCTAACGGTGAACGTCTTATACAAAGAGGCTGTAAAATAGCGAATATGCTTGATTGTCCACTCTATATCTTAACGGTAGATCCGAAACCATTTGATGAGCTGGATGCAGAGAAATCAAATTATATTGCTAGATGGAAAGAATTAGCTGAACGTCACAGCGCCGATGCTTTTATCATTAAAGATAAGGAATCGAGGCCAATCTCTAAAGTAATTGCAGAAGTAGCTAGAGAAAAGAAAATCACACAAATTGTTCTCGGTCAAACAGCACAAAGTCGTTGGGAACAGATTGCTAAAGGCTCTATTATTAATTCCTTATTACGTGAAATCCCTTTTGTTGATCTTCATATTATTTCTGTTGCACGCTTTTTGAAAAACCCAGAAGGCCAATATGAAAAAGGTGTACGTGCATATCTAGTAAAAGAAGAAAAAGGATACCGTATCATCTTCAACCATTCAAAACATGTAGTGTATGAAGGCATTTTCTTTAAAGAACACGGTACAGACTTTAATAATGGCGTTTTTAAATTTATGAAAGATAAAGAAACATTGCAAGTGCAGGTACATGAGGATATTGTTAACGAATTAACAAATGTTGATATCGATACAAACGCTAGTAATGATGATGACTATTTATAA
- a CDS encoding alpha/beta hydrolase produces MAISKVNFRSDVLGKVTSMNIYLPDKENSTPIPVIYLLHGWSDNDEAWLTATSLERYASDYEFAIVMPQVDLSYYTDMVHGNRYWTFLSEELPALVRKWFRISDQKEASFVAGLSMGGYGATKLALTYPNRFNSFASLSGAMDVVELWKRDRNRDKEFANIFGSINELKGSKNDLFHLLQNFDNNNEIAMLQICGTEDFLYQDNLKFREKAKEKIEDFHYIEMPGDHNWAFWDQTIQNVLKWFDENYNKENN; encoded by the coding sequence ATGGCTATTTCCAAAGTGAATTTTCGTTCTGATGTTTTAGGAAAAGTAACTTCTATGAATATATATCTTCCAGATAAAGAAAATAGTACCCCTATTCCAGTTATCTATCTGTTGCATGGTTGGTCTGATAATGATGAAGCGTGGTTGACAGCCACATCACTTGAAAGATATGCGTCAGACTATGAATTTGCAATCGTGATGCCACAAGTAGACTTAAGCTATTACACAGATATGGTTCACGGGAATCGCTATTGGACGTTTTTATCAGAAGAACTACCAGCGTTAGTTAGAAAATGGTTTCGCATTTCGGATCAGAAAGAAGCAAGTTTTGTGGCTGGCCTATCAATGGGAGGGTATGGTGCAACAAAATTGGCTCTAACTTATCCGAATCGGTTTAATAGCTTTGCTTCCTTATCCGGGGCAATGGACGTTGTAGAACTGTGGAAAAGGGATAGAAATAGAGATAAAGAGTTTGCTAATATTTTTGGTTCCATTAATGAATTGAAAGGAAGTAAGAATGATTTATTTCACTTATTACAGAACTTTGATAATAACAATGAGATAGCTATGCTCCAAATCTGTGGTACAGAAGATTTTCTTTATCAAGATAATCTAAAGTTTAGAGAGAAAGCGAAAGAAAAAATAGAAGATTTTCATTATATTGAAATGCCAGGTGATCATAATTGGGCATTTTGGGATCAAACCATTCAGAATGTATTAAAATGGTTTGATGAGAATTATAATAAAGAGAATAATTAG
- a CDS encoding histidine--tRNA ligase — MKKMNYQNVKGTLDYLPREEEIRRNIRRTIEDVFIQYGCKPIETPILNYQKLLASKYAGGAEILEEMYTLSDRGKRELALRYDLTIPFAKVVAMNPTLKMPFKRYEIGKVFRDGPIKTGRYREFTQCDVDIVGVPSQMAEAELMMMALDIFAKLKMGVKIQYNNRKLLVGFLRQLNITEQMINRVILILDKIEKISKDKIKEELRDAGLEQTVIEVIDTFLQKDLTGIIEYYQQLAENEDSIKQGLEEYYELQSYIKRLGLEQYCVFNPFLARDLEIYTGTIYEIFLTDKKIKSSIGSGGRYDNAIGGLIGSQQTYATVGISFGLDVILSALLLEKIEIEDAKLDYYIIPIGRPLEAFLVAKTLRDKGFKVELELGKKKLAKALEKANKEGAKKVVILGDDEVAGNTYKVRDMETGAEWMEKHNY; from the coding sequence ATGAAGAAGATGAATTATCAAAATGTAAAAGGAACGCTGGATTATTTGCCGCGAGAGGAAGAAATTAGAAGAAATATTCGTAGAACAATTGAAGACGTATTTATTCAGTATGGCTGTAAACCGATTGAGACACCTATCTTAAATTATCAAAAATTGCTTGCTTCTAAATATGCAGGTGGAGCAGAAATTTTAGAAGAAATGTATACACTTTCTGATCGGGGCAAAAGGGAACTGGCATTGCGCTATGATTTAACGATTCCCTTTGCGAAGGTTGTGGCGATGAACCCAACGTTAAAAATGCCCTTTAAACGCTACGAAATTGGCAAAGTTTTTCGAGATGGTCCGATTAAAACTGGTAGATATCGAGAGTTTACACAGTGCGATGTGGATATTGTAGGCGTTCCATCGCAAATGGCAGAAGCAGAGCTGATGATGATGGCTTTGGATATTTTTGCGAAATTAAAGATGGGAGTAAAGATTCAATACAATAATCGGAAATTATTAGTTGGATTCCTTCGTCAGTTGAATATCACGGAGCAAATGATTAATCGCGTGATTTTGATATTAGATAAAATCGAAAAAATTAGTAAAGATAAAATAAAGGAAGAACTAAGAGATGCTGGATTAGAACAAACAGTAATAGAGGTTATTGATACTTTTTTACAAAAGGATTTAACTGGCATAATAGAGTACTATCAACAGCTGGCAGAAAATGAAGATTCCATCAAACAAGGGCTGGAAGAATATTACGAATTACAATCCTATATAAAGAGACTAGGACTGGAGCAATATTGCGTGTTTAACCCATTTCTTGCAAGAGATCTTGAAATTTATACAGGAACAATCTACGAAATTTTCTTAACTGATAAGAAAATAAAGTCGAGCATAGGTAGTGGAGGCAGATATGACAATGCGATAGGCGGCTTAATCGGTTCCCAGCAAACATATGCAACGGTTGGCATTTCTTTTGGATTGGATGTTATATTATCTGCTCTTTTGTTAGAAAAAATTGAGATAGAAGATGCAAAGCTGGATTACTATATTATTCCGATTGGTAGACCGTTGGAAGCTTTTTTAGTTGCGAAAACACTTCGTGACAAAGGATTTAAAGTAGAGCTCGAGTTAGGAAAGAAAAAACTGGCGAAAGCTCTAGAAAAAGCAAATAAAGAAGGCGCTAAAAAGGTGGTTATACTAGGAGACGATGAAGTGGCGGGGAATACGTATAAAGTGAGAGATATGGAAACGGGAGCAGAATGGATGGAGAAGCATAATTATTAA
- a CDS encoding LacI family DNA-binding transcriptional regulator, translating to MVGIKDIAKAAGVSISTVSYALNGSPKVTEATRARITAIANELNYIPNMAARTLKKQETKIIAVYLADYGGSFYGELLEGIKKGLAHYNYDMIVCSGQKSHLFLPERMVDGGIILDWTFSTEEIIQFANRGHSLVVLDREISCPNVRKVLLDNKGGATLAMEKIISSNPEKVYLVTGPEEAFDSCQRLEASERELARYGVKYEVIPSAFTEESGYAAAEIIHSKMTGPPVTIFSFNDEMAVGIYKYFRNTDREIGTDISLIGFDNIEIGSFLNPSLATISYSKHRWGMVAAEKVVQLINNEEVEDESIITTFIEGKSFISNKK from the coding sequence ATGGTAGGGATTAAAGATATAGCTAAGGCAGCTGGAGTTTCTATTTCTACCGTATCCTATGCACTAAATGGCAGTCCCAAGGTAACGGAAGCCACTCGTGCAAGAATAACTGCTATTGCAAATGAACTCAATTATATTCCTAATATGGCAGCGAGAACATTGAAAAAGCAGGAAACGAAAATTATAGCAGTCTATCTGGCTGATTATGGTGGAAGCTTTTATGGAGAGTTACTAGAAGGGATTAAAAAAGGTCTTGCCCATTACAATTACGACATGATTGTTTGTAGTGGGCAAAAGTCTCATCTTTTTCTTCCTGAGAGAATGGTAGATGGTGGGATTATATTAGATTGGACCTTTAGCACGGAAGAAATTATTCAATTTGCTAATAGAGGTCATTCTCTAGTCGTGCTGGATCGGGAAATTAGTTGCCCCAATGTGAGAAAAGTGCTCTTAGATAACAAAGGCGGAGCGACATTAGCGATGGAAAAGATCATTTCCAGTAATCCTGAAAAGGTTTATTTAGTAACTGGACCTGAGGAAGCATTTGATAGCTGCCAAAGGTTGGAAGCGAGTGAACGTGAATTAGCTCGCTATGGAGTAAAGTATGAGGTTATCCCATCTGCATTTACAGAGGAATCAGGATATGCAGCGGCAGAAATTATTCATTCGAAGATGACAGGTCCACCTGTTACTATTTTTTCATTTAATGATGAAATGGCTGTGGGGATTTATAAATATTTTAGAAATACAGATAGAGAAATAGGTACAGATATTTCCCTTATTGGATTTGATAATATAGAAATCGGCTCCTTTTTAAATCCGTCATTAGCAACGATATCTTATTCTAAGCATCGTTGGGGAATGGTTGCAGCTGAAAAGGTAGTTCAGCTGATCAATAATGAAGAAGTAGAGGATGAATCAATTATCACAACTTTTATAGAAGGAAAATCTTTTATCTCTAATAAAAAGTAG